The sequence CAGAATCGGATGGTTTGCAGTTATATCAATCCATCGTACCCCTTTTTAGACTGATGCTAACTCAGAACAAGCAATTCTTGACCTCGTGGTTTTCGAGCAATAGTTGGTTCGACCATGAATGTAAACATGCTAAGAGACAGTTGTCAAATTACGCAAGGCGAGCAATTAGAGATCCCAAAAATTTCATCTGGGCCCACTTAGTGTCAATGCGCTCCTCTTATAAGCTTCTAATAAAATGGAAAAAGGACCAGTATGCTATGTCCAAATGGCAGCAATTAGACCAGGCGGTGACAAAGAAAAATGACCGCCTTTTTTGGGAAATAGTGGCCAAAGGGCTGCAAACAACTTGACCCCTCAGCCCTAACCAGATTTCTGCTGAAGTCTGGCATGCATATTTTAGTAAACTTTATATGCCCTCTCTGTAACTTCTGAGGCTCCCCTTTTTTCCCCCGAGCTTTCCCTCCCCACTTGGCCTCCAGTCACAGTTCCACAAATCAAGTCACTTATATCTGCCCTGAGCATGGGTAAAGCGCCGGGCGAGGACATGTTGCCCCCGGAAATATTAAAAAactttccagattggtgggcccccattTTAGCTAAACTGTTTACACAACTAAACAATACTGGCATTTTTCCAGAAGGCTGGAAACAGAGTATCGTTGTTCCTATATATAAGAAGGGAAAGAGGCAAGATCCAAGTAATTATCGGCCTATTAGCCTCCTTGACACAGGTGCTAAGTTATATTCTAAATATCTTCTATTGAAAATAGAAGAATGGGAAGCCACAAATCAAATCATCTTCCCTGAACAAGCAGGCTTTCGGAAAGGGCAATGCACTATAGATCACTGCATAACTCTTTATCTCATTGCAAGACAATGCATGCTAGACCCAACGAAACATCTCTACGCTGCATTTATAGATATGGCGGCAGCTTTTGACTCTATTGATAGATCAATGCTGTGGGACAAATTAGCTAAAACCAACATTGATAGACGACTCTTATTCCTCATTAGAGAATTGCATACTGATAACAATGCAAGAGTTAGGGTGGGAAATTCAGGCTCCTTAGCAGATCCTGTTGCTGTTAACAAGGGAGTAAAGCAGGGATGTTTGTTAGCCCCtgttctttttaatttatatttgaaTAATATAGTCACCGAACTGATGGGCCCTGAATTTCTTCCCCCTGCATTAGGGAAAAGGAAGGTCCCGATACTCTTATATGCGGATGATATGATTTTACTCTCCATGACGTGCAACGGCTTAAGGAGATTACTTACGAAATGCAGTGCCTATTGTACAAAAGAAAAACTGCAAATCAATTATTCCAAAACAAAAGTTATGGTTTTCGGCAAGAGGCACTGCAATTTTTCCTGGTCAATGGACGGGCACCCAATTGAGCAATGCCGCTTTTTAAAATACCTGGGTATTCTTTTTCAGGATAACCTCTCATGGAAAAAACATATTGCCCACTCTAAAGCTGCCGCACTTAGAGCATGTGGAGCATTATTGAGCTTTTACAGGACAACAGGAGGCAACCTTATTCCCCCTGCGCTGAAAATGTATGAAAGTAAAGTTCTCCCACAGATTTTATCTGGCGCTCCAGTCTGGGGATGGGAGAGCCTGTTGCTTCTCACTCTTGAGGCTGTTCAAAATGGTATTTTGAAAAAACGTCTGCATTTGCCTATTGGTACCCCAGCGGCATTAGTCCGTGCTGAGCTAGGTGTTGCCCCAATCAGGGCCCATATTCATTGCGCCCTGCTTAAATTTTGGGAATCATTGGAAAATCCCCAATCTAAACCATTGCTGGAAGCATGTTGTAACTCAGGCTTTATGGATAAATTCTGGCGTGACAGAATAACTGAATTATACCATTCTTATCATATCTCTCCACTTGACCCAGTCGTACATGACAAAGTACGGCTGAAAGAAGTAATTTTTGGGCACTGCGGCTGGTTAGATAGATTGGTTATAATAAATTCCAAATTCTCTAGATGGTTTGGGTTAATAAAACAGGACCATCAACAGACGACCTATTTGGCCTATCCTATGTCACCTAATCTTAGGCAAGCTTTTACCGCATTGCGGTTCCAGACAATGCCAAATGCCGTGATGGCTGGACGCTATAAACAGTTCCTGTGGAATCAGCGACTCTGCATTTGCGGCTCTGGGGTAGTCGAGGATTTACCCCACTATCTGTTAGAATGCCCTTTATACTCTCATCCACGGACCAAATTTTTGAGCGGTTGGCTGTCATTGCCACAAGGGAGGCCTTTGCAGGACACCATAGCCTTCCTCTTAGCAGCTAAGGACTTCTCGGTTACCCATAGGGTTGCCCTTTTTGCCCTTGCGGCACAAAAGATACGGGCAAAGCAGTCAGAAAAATTGCCGAGTACATCCTAGAGGGGTTTAAAGATAACCAACTTGAGTTGTATTGTTGTATGTTcttcttatatttatttactgtttttaaagtaCGTCTTGAACGTTTGTTTATGTATGTTGCAATGGTCcatggctaggcaataaagcttgatgatgatgatgactaagTGAGCTTTATTGTTAATCTGGTCTGTTTTGGGCCTGTACACGGCCTGTCTATGGTCTACATTTGGCAGCCAGATTAAAAGTGGACGCACAGGCTAGAGCAATGCTGCAGCCATGATGGACCAAGGCGGATGACACGTTTGTGCTGTGTGTGACATTTTTGGTTGGATTGCTTGGATGTCTGCAAGCATTGCCACTTCCTGCTCCCGTCTTGAAAGGGCTTCTCATGAGAAGCTAGTGCAGAGCTGTCTGATATCTACGTGAAAGAATAACGTGTACGTGTGTTGAGGTGCCACTGCGCAAAAGGACACTGCTTGGAATATCACCAGTGCAGGTCTCAGACGCTCCCCTTTGTCTCCCTCCCAGATGGATCATGATAACTCATAGCCCACGCATGgactgcatattttatttatttatttattatttgatttatatcccgcccttcctcccagcaggagcccagcttaTTATGGGGATATTATGGGATTCCACCCACAATTATTGAAATCAATGTAAATTTATTGGATAATTTATACCTCCTGACTAAGTTTGCTGGttggtataaaatattcattccATTTTCAGGTGAAAGAGGGGGGAATTCAGATTATTTTTCCTGTTTGCTATTTTGACTTGGTTCTTCTGCTTGGTTTCCTATTCTTGACAATATGCCGAAGACTTTAAGGCCCGAACAGGCCTGACCCTCTACATTCCTTGGTAACTGTGCTTTTCATTTATCATAGTAGTTTAGGAACTATTAAATAGTGCGCTGGAGGAAGTTAGGTGGACTAATTAATTATAAGAAAGCCATCATTTGTTATCGTTTCTCAAATTAATAATTAACATGCTCTCTGTAATAATTTTTTCAATTGTTATCCTAATGTCGTTAACTCATCTCATGTTATTATCTAGTTCTATTTCCAAACTCTTGTTTTATGTTATCATTTCTAGAGCACCATCACATTCATGCACACATTGCCTATGTTGCTTCGAGTTGCTGTAACATTGCATTTTGCTGTCTCTCATTTGATACTGCCTGTCGTTGCATGTTCTAATAATATCATCAAGCATTGTACTTTAGTAACCCAAAGATTTGTTTCAGTTGTATTTTTGAGTTTTTGATTGTGTTCTCCTTCCTGTTCCACTGAGTTGCCTGCTGAACTAACATAACCGGGGGAAGAATCCAAAGAAGGTTGATACATAGGTCAGGATTGTGGCATGTTGTGCATTGGCCCCGATTGGATCTGCTAATTAACATTTAGCAGCATATTTACCCTTTCCAGGACCCTCTGATGAGGAAGAAGACTTTTCCATGGGTCACACTCTGGTGGCTCTGGTGGAAATGCTTGAGAAGGAGCAAGCTGCCCCAGCTGACCCTGAGGTGAGGCCACCTAGCAAAAAGCTTCCAGTGTGAATGTCCATGTGGAAGGCATCTACAGCAAACATCTGCCACACTTTCCTTGCCAAGGCAGCATTCCTGCAAGGAGTATAGGTCTCCTTTTCctcatgttatcctcacagcagccctgtggggtaggttaggtggagagacagtgactggtccaaggtcatacagtgaacttcatggctgactgaTCATTTTAGCCCTGATGTCCCAGCTCCTAGTCCACTTAATATCCCTCTACCTTATTCCATATTCTGGAAAGAAGATGTATAAATGAATAAGCTGGGGCAGTCGAATAATCTTTCCCCATCTTTATGTGGCACCGTTAAGACTAACAAATCCAGGCTGCAATACTATCGTACTtatcagtgaggcttacttctgagtaatgcaTAGTTATTGTAGCATGAACCCAGATTCGAAATTGTGACCCAattctgaaccaaggtaagacaGGTGCTGAGTACTAACAAAACCACAATGTTTAAGTGCCCATTGTTCCTTTGCAAAAGAGGATAGTGAGAAAATGGAGGTCACACAACTTTTCTCTCAGCAGAGAAGCAATTGTGACAGCAGGGGTCCCTTCTGCACCAAAGCAAGATCCTTATCAGTTTAGTTAGATGCTAACTATTTGTACACCTCCAATGTGTAGgtgtccacagtatctttgcaagggagaaaaccagaactggCCACAACCCTGTGGCCTCATTGGGCACACCTCCAAAGCTTTctagcagccctgctggatgcagcaggcaccagctgccactataTACACCCATGCGGAGAGCTATTCCAAGGGCCCATTGGCAGCCACCATTTATGTGGATTGGGGGTGGGAAGACTCACTGTATCATGGGCAGGATTCACCTGGTGAGATCTGCTACATGATATGACTGGATGGCGGCAGGAAACTCACCGTGGAGATGTCGTTTCTCATTGTGAGTGTCTCTACGCTTGCTTAGAGGTTGCAGCTTCCGTCatgaacataaggacataagaagagcctgaagctggatcaggccagtggcccatctagtccagcatcctgttctcacagtggccaaccaggtgcccgggggaagcccgcaagcagaacccgagtgcaagaacactctcccctcctgaggcttccggcaactggttttcagaagcatgctgcctctgactagggtggcacagcacagccatcacggctagtagccattgatagccctgtcctccatgaatttgtctaatcttcttttaaagccatccaagctggtggccattactgcgtcttgtgggagcaaattccatagttccatGGAGTCCTGAGGAGTATGGTTTGGTGAAAGGACATTGGGAATTCTCTGGTAAATATCAACCCCAGCCCTGCCCACAATGAACTAAAGTTTCCAGGAATGAATGTTAAACCAGTTTACGTCTGTGGTGTAGATATGTCCTGAGACTTCAGCAATCTATCAGAAGCTGGTGAGTTGCTTTATATAATAAAGAATATTTCCATGATTAAGACTCTGGCCTCAATTCTTCAAAAGCTAAGAATAGTTCAGAGCGCCACTCAGACCAGCCTCACAGTCAAGTGACTACATGAGTCAAGGCAATGGAAATTCATGCAGACGCAGTGAGGGTGGTGCCAGTCTGGTTCTGCATGACATATACGGGAACATCTTGCAAACAGCTGGTGCAGCAGCAGGGCTTCATCCTGGCTCTGGTCCCAGCTAATTCTGCGTTTCCAAGTTTTGCCATGCAAAAGTTAGCATCTCTTGATTATTTACTATGACATTTCAAAGACATATGAAATACCAAACTTTATTCATTCCCTTCCATTTCAGcatcaaattgccaatgtttataATAACTGTATTTCCTGTTTGGGTTCACGTTCCAGGTGAAAacatatttcatttcattcagTCTGTAAGTTCCGCTGGCTGTTTATGAGCTTTGTAGTTAGAGGGGTTCTTGGACATAATACCTATGAGATATAAAGCAGATAAATGACAGGTAAATAAGAAACCATTAATGAATTATTCTCTCAGACACGTTAAGGAGTTGCATGACTCTCACTGGCTATCAAAATGTTATCAAAGAGTTATCACTGAAGAACAATGCTTTGTCCTTGACCTATTGCCAACCtgttgttctccagatgtttaaaATATCTAGTGagcacctggaagacaaaggcaGGTTCAAGTCTTTTTTGAAGTGTATAGATAATCAGAAAAGGACGGTATTGTCAGCTAGCTGAACAGATTGCGTTAAGGGGTCTCATGTCACAATTCAGCACCGGATGAACCCACTCTGCTGATGCTATGTTCACATCTGATGTAGGGTCCTGCAGGCAGGGAAGGATTTGCAGGACCATGGAgggctccaagtgagcaacttgctcctaCAAATGGAGAGAGCAATTGAGGCCTTTTCAGACTCTGCCTCGTGGCAACCTCTTCCGAGGCTCCACACCCTGGTTGAGACTTCAGCCTCTTAAAGGGCCAAGCCTTTGGCTGGAAGACAAGCACCCCTCCTCTATCCGTAGCCTGCTGCCTGGTGTGTGCCATGAGCTGCTGGAGTGGGTACTGGGCACTGTGTTCTCCAGGCTCAGGGAAAGGTGACTGTGAGGACCTGGGGTGTGGCTTTACCAGCCTTGGTTATATGGGAGGTTCTTCTGGGGGCTCCTGTCTGACAGCCTCAGGTGCAGCGGTCTCCTGATCTCCAGCAGCAGCATCAGAGCCCTGGACTTGAACTGACTCCATAACTGGTGCTTCTGCAGCCTTTGACTCTCTCTGGACTGCTGCTAGATTCAAAagtctccccatatgaaccaacccagaccctacattcagcatctgaggcccttccttgtgtgccccctccgagggaggtgcagagggtggtgacacaagaacgtgccttctcagtggtggccccacacTTATGGAGTGCTGTCCCTCGGGAGGcacgcctggtgccatcattacctatctttaggcaccaggcaaaagcaTCCCTCTTCTCCCAGCCGTTTGGCTCTTAATGTTTGGAGGGTTTCTGACAGCCTCTTTAAGGGGGGGGGGTTGGTCAACTCTCTTATCTATGTATTGTGTTTTTTAGCTTTTGGGTTGTGTtagctttattttgtttttaatatttttattgtgttgcttttaagagactaataaatttaataaataataataaaattgtgatggcagctgctgctgctctctaTCGGTAATAAACAGAGGCCAAGTAGACAGCTGGCTTTTTTCGCAGCAAGGCCTGTGGTATTTTGCTTTCTCCTGAGCATGACGTTTCCCGTGCTGAGACATTGGGCCATaatagctccatggtagagcatgcagaaagtcccaggttgaaACCCCAACGGCATCtgcaggtaaggctggaaaaaaCTCTatgtctggagagctgctgccagtcagtgtagacaatgagctagatagatcaatggtctgactcaggataaggcaacttcctatgttgtcCAGTTGTCTTCTGCTGATGTTTCTCTTTTTGATGTTGTTGCTTGGTTATTGATATGATTTCATCACTGTAAGCCACCCTGGCTTCCTTAGAAGGTCAAGGCATTATATAAAATTATAACGAACACTGCAATGCTGTAGTGTGGAAATGTGCATGTCGTGGTTTATAAGCACAACCGGCAGTGTCACTCTCTCAGCAGACGGGCCTTTGGTAGTTTGGGTATCCCAATTAACTTAGATGTCTCAAAAGAAGAAGAACCTTTGTGGACGTGTCTTTGGGTGGGTTTGAAAGGGGGTGAAGTAGCTCcatccattgttggaggcaatatgcttctgaataccagctgttggaAACGGcaggctcttgcactcaggccctgcttgggggcttcccctgggggcacctggttggcccctgtgagaacaggatgctggactagatgggcccccttgggcctgatccagcaggctcttcttattataGTTTCCTAGACTTTCTCATGTGTAAGTTTGGCTTCCATAATCTCCTCATGCTTTAATCATAGTGAACAATATTTTGTCTGGAGAAATTGAAATTGCCTGGGTTAACTTAAGCAAAGGTTCCTGTTGCTCCTCATGCCAGGCACTGAAGGCCATGACCTGAGGCCTgaaggggagtgtgtgtgtgtgtgtggtgtgcgcGTTGATTCCCCTTACCTGTATCCGGTGGAGCACACTTCTGAGAACAGCCGCTGGGGCAGCATTTCATGGTCCCACTGCAGTTACTGTCACTCTTGCATTCACGGGTGATGGTTTTTATTGGACAGATGTACGATGACTGCCTGCACTGGCCTGGTTTTACTGCACAAACAGAATCATGTTCAAGAACGGAATGGTTTCAGCACTGTGCCCCAGAGCTTACTCTCCACCCTCCCCTGGATGCTATTAGGAGCCCCTGGCATGGgttaggctggctggggctgatgggatttgtagtccaaaacatctggagggcaccagggtttGATGCGCTTGTCCTCTTCACCTCCTTACCTGCTGTTGGCGGTGGATCTTTTGGCTTCTCTGTTTTTCTCTGAAGAGGTCTAATACTTGGAGTCTCTATGGGAAATCACAGTAAAAAACTAATGGAACTGATGATGGATACCCCAGCACTTAATATTTCAGTAGTTCTTGAGATTTCTGGCATCCTGCACCTGGAAGACATGGGGACAGGGTGCAACACTGCCCCTCTCTAAAGGAGCTCCAACAGCAGAGTTCCTGACCGAGAAGAGGTGGGTTTCAGTGGGAAggtgtgggggagaggaggataAGAAAATGGGGTCCTTCATATGCTGGGTCCACAGAGGTCCTGTTATGGGCCTACTGGATGAGAGGGAAAATAAGCAACCCCGTCcattcttccttctcctttctgTCTTTACCTACCTGTGACTCTAGGCTCTGTTTGGGCCTCAGTGCTGACCACAAAGGGCTCCTCCACAGCTGGAGCATCTAAGAGAAGAATATTATCAAAGACATGACaagctcctacttggcgggtcgcctccagaaggtggtgcgtggggaacattgctcggcaccctggactctccagtatggggttctgcaggggtcagttctgtcccacatgctgttcaacatctacatgaaaccgttgggtgcggtcatccggagctttggagtgtgttgccatcagtatgctgatgacacgcagctctatttctccttttcattttctgcaggtgaggctgtcaatgtgctgaaccagtgcctggctgcgacaatggactggatgagggctaataaactgaggctcaatccagacaagactaagatgctgctagtgagtggtttttctgaccagatggtgaatgtccaacctgtcctggatggggttgcactccccctgaaggatcagtttcgtagcttgggggttctcatagaaccatctctgtcactggaggctcaggtagcctcagtggcacagagtgccttctaccaacttcggttggtggcccagctgcgcccctatctggacagcgataacctggcttcagttgtccatgctctggtaacctccaagctatattactgcaatgtgctctacgtggagctgcctttgaagatggttcggaaattgcagcttgtgcaaaatgcagcggccagattggtaacagggaccagacggcccgaacatataaaactgattctggcccgcttgcattggctgcctgtatgtttctgagctcaattcaaggtgctggttttaacctataaagccttacactgcttgggaccacaatacctgatggaacacttctcccgatacgaaccaacccatacactacgctcaacatctaaggccctcctccaggtgtctactccgagggaagctgggggtgtggcaacaagggagagggccttctcagtggtggctcccaaattatggaatgatctgtctgatgaggtgcacctggcgccatcactgctatctttttggtgccaggtcaagactttccttttctcccaggcattttagcatgtgttttaaattgttttaaatgtttaaattgcattttaaattgtttttaaaatatgtgttttaaatttgtatatgtgtttttaggtactgtgacccatccagagagcttcggctatggggcggtatataaataaataactttcatGTTGCCTGGAAGCAGTAAGGGGCCAGGTGAGGTGAGCAAATTGtacctcaatccagacaagacagaggcgctCCAGATCAGGAAGGAGAATTGGGATtcagcctgttttggatgggctAAGTAAGACTCTCTGTCAAggaccaagtttggagtattccTGGACTTGGCTTTGCACCTGGATGACCAGGTGGTGGTACCTATGGCCAGGAGAGCCTTTGAGCCGCTGAGGCTGGTGCACCAGATGCCCCAACTCC comes from Rhineura floridana isolate rRhiFlo1 chromosome 6, rRhiFlo1.hap2, whole genome shotgun sequence and encodes:
- the LOC133386932 gene encoding WAP four-disulfide core domain protein 5-like isoform X2 encodes the protein MENMDYQVRPGACPLQAAKSQLLDCLSLTFCVKDNDCSKPNEKCCWLSCGRVCMAVAETPSIRPLQRKTEKPKDPPPTAVKPGQCRQSSYICPIKTITRECKSDSNCSGTMKCCPSGCSQKCAPPDTGIMSKNPSNYKAHKQPAELTD
- the LOC133386932 gene encoding WAP four-disulfide core domain protein 2-like isoform X1, encoding MENMDYQVRPGACPLQAAKSQLLDCLSLTFCVKDNDCSKPNEKCCWLSCGRVCMAVADAPAVEEPFVVSTEAQTEPRVTETPSIRPLQRKTEKPKDPPPTAVKPGQCRQSSYICPIKTITRECKSDSNCSGTMKCCPSGCSQKCAPPDTGIMSKNPSNYKAHKQPAELTD